TTCTGGTAATTATATGCGAGTCGAAACAATGTAAAATCTGAGCTTACATGTACATCTCTTTTGCCCCCAGTCCGTGTCAATGGGTTTGTTTGCAAGAACCCGATGGAGGTCAATGCAGATGACTTCTTCAAGGCGGCCAACCTCGACAAGCCTAGGGTGCCAAACAAGGTTGGATCCAACGTCACTTTGATCAACGTCATGCAGATTGCTGGACTGAACACCCTCGGCATATCAATTGCGCGCATCGACTATGCTCCCTTGGGCCAAAACCCACCACATACGCACCCTCGCGCCACTGAGATCCTCACGGTGCTCGAGGGAACACTGTACGTTGGCTTTGTGACATCCAACCAGCCCGCCCCCAACAAAAACAAGTTCTTCTCCAAGGTGCTCAACAAAGGTGATGTGTTTGTCTTCCCCGTGGGGCTCATCCACTTCCAATTCAACCCCAACCCCCACCTGCCTGCTGTTGCAATTGCCGCGCTAAGCAGCCAGAACCCAGGGGCTATCACAATTGCCAATGCAGTATTTGGGTCAGACCCACCAATATCAGATGATGTTCTTGCCAAGGCATTTCAGGTGGAAAAGAACACAATAGACTATCTCCAGGCTCAGTTCTGGGAGAACAACCACTACTAAGACAGACATTTGTTAATTACCCCAAAGACCAGTGCACAAGTGAAGGACATGGTTGAGTTCCTAGATATGCATCCTAATCTATAAAATAAATGGAGCATATGTCATTCCATTGTGTGTCTGTAATCAGTGAATGTTTTTCTACCTTCTGAATAATTGACAATATTATATTTGTCACACTAATATGATCTCATTTGCTTCTTTTGGAATCTGACGTGTCTTATTTATCATAACAAATTAAAATTCTAGGTTCATTTCCCCTTGTTATGAAATAATAGATTATTATATGACAATTAATTATATGTTTAATGCTGGGGTGAACACCTAGGATTTTCTTGCAATACATGTGAAGTATGCCATGGTTGGAACCCTGTTGTGCTCAGGATTGAATGTGAATGTTGAATTTGCAAAGGTTGCTTCCTGGAGTCGTTGTTGAGGTATCCTGCTTCCTGGTGCATGTAATTAGTAAGTTACGGTCCCTTTCCTATCGAGCTTGCTTTAGTTGTTTTAGCTTCCTTTTGGTTCAAAACTCTTGT
This genomic stretch from Triticum dicoccoides isolate Atlit2015 ecotype Zavitan unplaced genomic scaffold, WEW_v2.0 scaffold174004, whole genome shotgun sequence harbors:
- the LOC119344574 gene encoding germin-like protein 8-11; this encodes MASSSSFLLLAALLALVSWQATASDPSPLQDFCVADMNSPVRVNGFVCKNPMEVNADDFFKAANLDKPRVPNKVGSNVTLINVMQIAGLNTLGISIARIDYAPLGQNPPHTHPRATEILTVLEGTLYVGFVTSNQPAPNKNKFFSKVLNKGDVFVFPVGLIHFQFNPNPHLPAVAIAALSSQNPGAITIANAVFGSDPPISDDVLAKAFQVEKNTIDYLQAQFWENNHY